The following proteins come from a genomic window of Lolium rigidum isolate FL_2022 chromosome 5, APGP_CSIRO_Lrig_0.1, whole genome shotgun sequence:
- the LOC124654538 gene encoding disease resistance protein RGA2-like encodes MEDQSLEARVRLTNIKIVLYALEDLLDELEYHGSIRHRPSRRTWKDTLFWLSGPLILHTNVAQRLDTISRKLRHVKDHSVEFCSRQHTGALPQQYKEQFGFDGAAIIGRDREKQDVKRLLLQNNRNSLSILPIVGQPGLGKTSLARLVFEDGGEDWEFDFRVWISLDNNLSLTKIGTHIISEANKSVKGSIPQVCRNYSLGCPFQLAHDVQEILHNSSCLIVLDNLFSMNVNFLVNLKELFGAKQKCAKVIVTTSSKLVAKVMGTSSSYNLGGLSEEHCWTVFAEKSFGNKDAIVDPQYTEIGKKIARRCNGIPMLAQSLGSMVHNQGMNTWLAVRDEELWKLEEKFFPKSTVFSSFMAIYYSMHHTLKLCFLYLSVFPRGSIIDKDELIRQWRALDLFRSERGTFSASLLGEIYTDDLLSASILEVVDTSLVEMKCISSVVLRVNNLAYDFLRYLTRDDVMHLDYGMALSGSVGKPPFRYATLTCYTKESATDEYLVSSAKAVLFRNCEATKAIADLLPVLRYTRLLDLSGCPFEELPASIDQLKHLRYLNISGFRITALPNEMGCLQNLKFLDISKTCIEALPTFITTFRKLKYLNVHGCDRLRNLPPALGDLKGLECLNLSSCPLICKLPASFSGLHKLQRLDLSNCTGLDQLPHPFQLESLENLNLEGCFRLKQLPESFGNLSFLRNLNLAGCSSLKQLPESFVDLPMLQCLSISHIHIELPDPLVKLQRLRKLKITYCDAVI; translated from the exons ATGGAGGACCAATCCTTGGAGGCGCGCGTGCGGTTGACGAACATCAAGATAGTGCTCTACGCGCTGGAGGATCTACTCGACGAGCTCGAATACCACGGCAGCATCAGGCaccgacccagccgccggacctgGAAG GATACATTGTTCTGGTTATCAGGTCCATTAATTCTGCATACAAATGTTGCCCAAAGATTGGACACGATCAGCAGGAAGTTGCGTCATGTGAAGGACCATTCTGTCGAATTCTGTTCCCGTCAGCACACTGGTGCACTTCCTCAACAATACAAGGAGCAATTTGGATTTGATGGAGCCGCAATCATCGGAAGGGATCGTGAGAAACAAGATGTAAAAAGATTGCTCTTGCAAAACAATCGCAATAGTTTGTCCATCCTTCCAATAGTTGGCCAGCCAGGGCTGGGCAAAACGAGTCTTGCTAGGTTAGTTTTCGAGGATggaggagaagattgggaatttgATTTCCGGGTATGGATAAGCCTTGACAATAACTTGTCCCTTACGAAAATTGGGACACACATTATCTCGGAAGCTAATAAATCAGTGAAAGGTAGTATACCTCAAGTTTGCAGAAATTATTCTTTGGGGTGCCCGTTCCAGCTTGCGCATGATGTTCAAGAGATACTTCATAATAGCAGCTGTTTAATTGTCTTGGACAATCTGTTCTCTATGAATGTCAACTTTCTTGTTAATCTGAAGGAATTGTTTGGGGCCAAACAGAAATGTGCCAAGGTCATAGTGACCACTTCTAGTAAACTAGTAGCAAAAGTGATGGGTACTAGTTCATCATACAACTTGGGTGGTCTATCTGAAGAACACTGTTGGACTGTATTTGCTGAGAAATCATTTGGAAACAAAGATGCAATAGTAGATCCGCAGTATACAGAAATTGGTAAGAAAATTGCAAGGAGGTGCAACGGAATTCCTATGTTAGCTCAGTCTCTTGGTTCAATGGTGCATAATCAAGGCATGAACACCTGGCTCGCTGTAAGGGATGAAGAATTGTGGAAACTAGAGGAAAAGTTTTTCCCTAAGTCAACAGTATTTTCATCATTCATGGCAATATATTACAGCATGCACCATACATTAAAATTgtgcttcctttatttgtcggtgTTTCCTAGAGGTTCTATCAtagacaaggatgaacttattcgacAATGGAGAGCATTGGATTTATTTCGATCAGAACGTGGGACCTTTTCTGCTTCTTTGCTCGGAGAAATATACACTGATGACCTTTTATCTGCATCCATCCTtgaagttgtagatacatccttg GTCGAGATGAAATGCATCAGTTCTGTTGTTCTTCGTGTGAATAATTTGGCGTATGATTTTCTGAGATATCTGACCAGAGATGACGTAATGCATTTGGACTATGGCATGGCACTAAGTGGCTCTGTAGGGAAGCCACCTTTCCGTTATGCAACATTGACATGTTACACTAAGGAATCAGCAACTGACGAATATTTGGTAAGCAGTGCAAAGGCAGTGCTTTTCAGAAATTGTGAGGCAACAAAGGCTATAGCCGATCTGTTGCCAGTACTAAGATACACGCGTCTCTTGGATCTTAGTGGTTGTCCCTTTGAAGAATTACCAGCTTCTATTGATCAGCTGAAACATCTTAGATATCTCAATATTTCAGGCTTCAGAATAACAGCATTACCGAATGAAATGGGCTGCTTGCAGAACCTCAAGTTTTTGGATATCTCGAAAACATGCATTGAGGCGTTACCCACGTTTATCACAACTTTCCGGAAGCTGAAATATCTGAATGTACATGGATGCGATAGACTCCGAAACTTGCCCCCAGCCCTTGGTGATCTTAAGGGGTTGGAGTGCCTCAACCTGTCGTCCTGTCCTCTAATATGCAAGTTACCTGCATCTTTTTCTGGACTTCATAAACTGCAGCGGCTGGATCTATCAAACTGCACCGGTCTTGATCAGTTGCCTCACCCGTTTCAGCTGGAAAGTTTAGAGAACCTGAACCTGGAGGGGTGCTTCAGGCTCAAACAGCTACCAGAATCTTTTGGCAACCTTTCTTTCCTTCGGAATTTAAACTTGGCAGGCTGCTCTAGTCTGAAGCAAT